A section of the Desulfomicrobium apsheronum genome encodes:
- the radC gene encoding RadC family protein → MKEDAAHYLGHRQRLRERLDNDPRALSDYEVLELLLTYALPRKDTKPIAKEMISRFGSLGDALLADPVRIAEIPGLGESAARFWRTLHECRARQACGAIARREKFSSPEQVRDMVCARLGHLTKEEFWVILVDNQNRLISFERVFRGTVDQTAAYPREILELALRHHAGGLILVHNHPGGNPVPSSQDKALTETIARLADDLGLRLLDHIVVTSETFSSFRAQGLL, encoded by the coding sequence GTGAAAGAGGACGCAGCCCACTATCTGGGACACCGCCAGCGGCTGCGCGAACGCCTGGACAACGATCCCCGGGCCCTGTCCGATTATGAAGTGCTGGAATTGCTTCTGACCTACGCCTTGCCCCGCAAGGACACCAAGCCCATCGCCAAAGAGATGATCTCACGTTTCGGATCGCTTGGCGACGCGTTGCTCGCCGACCCCGTCCGCATCGCCGAAATCCCCGGCCTCGGCGAAAGCGCTGCCAGATTCTGGCGGACACTGCACGAATGCCGCGCGCGCCAGGCATGCGGCGCGATAGCCCGCAGGGAAAAATTCTCATCGCCGGAACAGGTTCGGGACATGGTCTGCGCCCGCCTTGGGCACCTTACCAAGGAAGAATTCTGGGTCATCCTCGTCGACAACCAGAACAGGCTCATCTCCTTTGAACGCGTCTTTCGGGGCACCGTGGATCAGACCGCGGCCTACCCACGCGAAATCCTCGAACTGGCCCTGCGCCACCATGCCGGCGGACTGATCCTGGTCCACAACCACCCCGGCGGAAACCCCGTCCCCTCATCGCAAGACAAGGCCCTGACCGAAACCATCGCCCGCCTGGCGGACGACCTCGGCTTGCGCCTGCTGGACCACATTGTCGTGACTTCCGAGACCTTTTCCAGCTTCCGCGCCCAAGGCCTGCTCTGA
- the ribH gene encoding 6,7-dimethyl-8-ribityllumazine synthase, whose protein sequence is MLHIKTIEGQMQAQDQKFTIIASRFNDFIVDRLIGGAVDYLLRHGATRENITLIRVPGAFEMPLVAQKVARSGKADAIVCLGAVIRGATPHFDYVCSEATKGIAHVSMDTGVPIGFGLLTTDTLEQSIERAGSKGGNKGVEAASAVLETLRVLQQI, encoded by the coding sequence ATGCTGCACATCAAGACCATCGAAGGCCAGATGCAGGCCCAGGATCAGAAGTTCACGATCATCGCCAGCCGCTTCAACGACTTCATCGTCGATCGTCTCATCGGCGGGGCCGTGGATTATCTGCTTCGTCACGGAGCCACCCGCGAGAACATCACCCTCATCCGCGTGCCTGGCGCATTCGAGATGCCTCTGGTGGCCCAGAAAGTCGCGAGGAGCGGCAAGGCCGACGCCATCGTCTGCTTGGGCGCGGTAATCCGTGGCGCCACACCCCATTTCGACTATGTCTGCAGCGAAGCCACCAAGGGCATCGCCCATGTGTCCATGGACACCGGCGTACCCATCGGCTTTGGCCTTTTGACCACGGACACCCTGGAACAGTCCATCGAACGCGCCGGCAGCAAGGGCGGAAACAAGGGTGTCGAAGCCGCGTCCGCGGTTCTGGAAACCCTGCGCGTATTGCAGCAGATCTAG
- the leuS gene encoding leucine--tRNA ligase produces the protein MRHYDFKQIEEKWQKAWEDQACFRTDMSRDGEKYYVLEMFPYPSGRIHMGHVRNYSIGDVVARYKRMQGFNVFHPMGWDAFGLPAENAAIKNNTHPAKWTYENIAYMRTQLKRLGYSYDWDREIATCHPGYYRFEQEFFLKFLEKGLVYRKNAPVNWCPSCHTVLANEQVEEGLCWRCDSEVQQKQLSQWFLRITDYAEELLADLDKLTEGWPERVLTMQRNWIGKSIGAEISFKVQDLDEEIPVFTTRPDTLFGATFMSLAPEHPLVQKLVAGTSQEAAVSEFVDRIAKMDRIVRTADDLEKEGVFTGRYCINPLNGLEMPIYVANFVLMGYGTGAVMAVPAHDQRDFEFAAKYQLPVQVVINPKDISLDPKTMTEAYSDPGIMTNSGQFDGMGNEEAKKAIVDMLAARDLGKPTVNYRLRDWNISRQRYWGAPIPVIYCDDCGIVPVPASQLPVELPLDVKVNADGRSPLPDCESFVNVACPTCGKPARRETDTMDTFVESSWYFARYTSARNETEAFDPAEVAYWMPVDQYIGGIEHAILHLLYSRFFVKALRDEGYLTHDEPFKNLLTQGMVLLHGSKMSKSKGNVVDPDEMIAKYGADTVRLFCLFAAPPEKDLEWNDKGIEGSSRFLNRLWRLVDELDDILSPVGTCVSVEGSLGEAEAELRRKEHDTVRRVERDIENKFQFNTAIAAMMELVNTLYATKDDLRGSKHGPRLLSSAISSLLVTLSPIAPHVCEEVWNRMGYTRTLAAEPWPIHDPEALKTNEVTVVLQVNGKLRGQITVAADATSEEIETQAMNDQNVSRHIEGKTIVKTIVIPGKLVNVVVR, from the coding sequence ATGAGGCATTACGATTTCAAGCAGATCGAGGAAAAATGGCAAAAGGCCTGGGAAGACCAGGCCTGTTTTCGAACCGACATGTCCCGGGACGGCGAAAAATACTATGTCCTGGAAATGTTTCCCTACCCCTCGGGACGCATCCACATGGGGCATGTGCGTAACTATTCCATCGGCGACGTGGTCGCCCGTTACAAACGCATGCAGGGCTTCAACGTGTTCCACCCCATGGGCTGGGACGCCTTCGGCCTGCCTGCCGAGAACGCGGCCATCAAGAACAACACCCACCCCGCCAAGTGGACCTACGAAAACATCGCCTACATGCGCACCCAGCTCAAACGCCTGGGCTATTCCTACGACTGGGACCGGGAAATCGCGACGTGTCACCCCGGATACTACCGTTTCGAACAGGAATTCTTCCTCAAGTTCCTGGAAAAAGGACTGGTTTACCGCAAGAACGCTCCGGTCAACTGGTGTCCGAGCTGCCACACGGTACTGGCCAACGAACAGGTCGAGGAAGGCCTGTGCTGGCGCTGCGATTCCGAGGTGCAGCAAAAACAGCTTTCGCAGTGGTTTTTGCGCATCACCGACTACGCCGAGGAGCTTCTGGCTGATCTGGACAAGCTGACCGAAGGCTGGCCGGAGCGCGTGCTGACCATGCAGCGCAACTGGATCGGCAAAAGCATCGGCGCCGAAATTTCCTTCAAGGTCCAGGACCTTGACGAAGAAATCCCCGTATTCACGACCCGCCCCGACACGCTCTTCGGCGCGACGTTCATGAGCCTAGCTCCGGAACATCCGCTGGTGCAGAAGCTCGTCGCCGGGACCTCCCAGGAAGCCGCTGTCAGCGAATTCGTGGACCGCATCGCCAAGATGGACCGCATCGTCCGCACCGCTGACGACCTGGAAAAGGAAGGCGTCTTCACCGGACGGTACTGCATCAATCCCCTGAACGGTCTTGAAATGCCCATCTATGTGGCCAACTTCGTGCTCATGGGCTACGGCACGGGCGCGGTCATGGCCGTCCCGGCTCACGACCAGCGCGATTTCGAATTCGCGGCCAAATACCAGTTGCCCGTGCAGGTGGTCATAAATCCCAAGGACATAAGTCTTGATCCGAAGACCATGACCGAGGCCTATTCCGACCCCGGCATAATGACCAATTCGGGACAGTTCGACGGCATGGGCAACGAAGAGGCCAAAAAGGCCATCGTGGACATGCTCGCGGCCCGGGATCTGGGCAAGCCCACGGTCAACTATCGCCTGCGCGACTGGAACATTTCCCGCCAGCGCTACTGGGGCGCGCCCATACCGGTCATCTATTGCGATGACTGCGGCATCGTGCCCGTGCCGGCAAGCCAGCTCCCGGTGGAGCTGCCCCTGGACGTCAAGGTCAACGCCGACGGTCGCTCCCCCCTGCCGGATTGCGAAAGTTTCGTGAACGTCGCCTGCCCGACCTGCGGCAAGCCCGCCCGTCGCGAGACGGACACCATGGACACCTTCGTGGAGTCATCCTGGTATTTCGCCCGCTACACCTCGGCCCGCAACGAGACCGAGGCCTTCGACCCGGCGGAGGTCGCATACTGGATGCCGGTTGACCAGTACATAGGCGGCATCGAACACGCCATCCTGCATCTTTTGTATTCGCGCTTTTTCGTCAAGGCTCTGCGCGACGAAGGATACCTCACCCACGACGAACCGTTCAAGAACCTGCTGACCCAGGGCATGGTTCTGCTGCATGGTTCCAAGATGTCCAAATCCAAGGGCAACGTGGTCGATCCTGACGAGATGATCGCCAAGTACGGAGCGGACACCGTTCGCCTGTTCTGCCTTTTCGCCGCGCCGCCGGAAAAGGATCTGGAATGGAACGACAAGGGCATCGAGGGTTCAAGCCGTTTTCTGAACCGCCTGTGGCGGCTGGTGGACGAACTCGATGACATCCTCTCCCCCGTCGGCACATGCGTGAGCGTGGAAGGATCGCTCGGCGAGGCCGAGGCCGAACTGCGCCGCAAGGAACACGACACCGTGCGCAGAGTGGAACGCGATATTGAAAACAAGTTCCAGTTCAACACGGCCATTGCCGCCATGATGGAGCTGGTCAACACCCTCTACGCGACCAAGGACGACCTGCGCGGCAGCAAGCACGGCCCGCGCCTTTTGTCATCGGCCATCTCTTCCCTGCTGGTGACCCTGTCGCCCATCGCCCCGCACGTCTGCGAAGAAGTCTGGAACCGCATGGGGTACACCAGGACCCTGGCCGCCGAACCCTGGCCCATTCACGACCCCGAAGCCCTCAAGACCAACGAGGTGACCGTGGTTTTGCAGGTCAACGGCAAGCTTCGCGGCCAGATCACGGTTGCGGCGGATGCGACCTCGGAAGAAATAGAGACTCAGGCCATGAACGATCAAAACGTCTCACGACACATCGAGGGCAAAACAATTGTCAAAACAATCGTCATTCCCGGAAAACTGGTCAACGTGGTTGTCAGGTAG
- a CDS encoding riboflavin synthase: MFTGIIQGLGRVAGMDRSGGETRFKIRPDFALTDYALGESIAVNGVCLTVETFGTGWFTAYASGETMSVTNLGALGISSAVNIERALAVGDRLGGHIVSGHVDCLAEVLSVRQAGQSRIYRLGFPAPYSAQVIPKGSVALDGISLTVNDCGQGFLEVNIIPATQRETTISDWTQGRRINMETDVIGKYVQRMLNPWSESRTTGTPSAITPDFLKEHGF, translated from the coding sequence ATGTTCACAGGAATCATCCAGGGCCTTGGCCGGGTGGCGGGCATGGACCGAAGCGGCGGCGAAACCCGCTTCAAGATCCGTCCGGACTTTGCCCTGACCGACTACGCCCTTGGCGAATCCATCGCCGTGAACGGGGTCTGTCTGACCGTGGAAACTTTCGGAACGGGCTGGTTCACGGCCTACGCTTCCGGCGAGACCATGTCCGTGACCAACCTTGGCGCCCTTGGCATATCCTCGGCGGTCAACATCGAACGGGCCCTGGCCGTGGGCGACCGCCTTGGCGGACACATCGTCTCCGGCCATGTCGATTGCCTGGCCGAGGTGCTGTCCGTCAGGCAGGCCGGCCAGTCCCGAATCTACCGCCTGGGCTTCCCGGCACCCTACTCGGCCCAGGTCATCCCCAAGGGTTCCGTGGCCCTGGACGGGATAAGCCTGACAGTCAACGATTGCGGTCAGGGTTTTTTGGAAGTAAACATCATCCCGGCCACGCAACGGGAGACAACCATTTCGGACTGGACGCAGGGACGGCGGATCAACATGGAGACCGATGTCATCGGCAAGTATGTGCAGCGCATGCTTAATCCTTGGAGCGAAAGTCGCACCACGGGCACTCCATCGGCCATCACCCCTGATTTTCTGAAAGAACACGGATTCTGA
- the lptE gene encoding LPS assembly lipoprotein LptE: protein MSGSLVWAVLCIALLLPACGYQLTARAPIQLPQDSTRLYLDKVTNPTTETWIEPMLRSSLRDELTRRGNVTWVSRDEAEATVNIDVRSYSTSDSLKGRDDVTLKSAASIQMVVTFFSTKTNALIWTSGPILASESFRGASEIQSSSGTLQSTSAKREATQEAVDLAVRKVADQLGQKF, encoded by the coding sequence TTGTCAGGTAGCCTTGTGTGGGCGGTGCTCTGCATCGCCCTCCTGCTGCCCGCATGCGGATATCAGCTCACTGCCCGGGCTCCGATCCAGCTGCCCCAGGACAGCACGCGCCTCTATCTGGACAAGGTCACCAACCCGACCACCGAGACATGGATCGAGCCCATGCTCAGAAGCAGCCTGCGCGACGAACTGACCCGCCGCGGCAACGTGACCTGGGTCAGCCGGGACGAGGCCGAGGCCACGGTCAACATCGACGTGCGCTCCTACAGCACCTCCGACTCCCTGAAGGGCCGCGATGACGTGACCCTCAAGTCAGCGGCCAGCATTCAGATGGTGGTCACCTTTTTCAGCACCAAGACCAACGCCCTGATCTGGACCTCGGGTCCGATCTTAGCCTCTGAATCCTTTCGGGGCGCCAGCGAAATCCAGTCGAGCTCGGGCACCCTGCAGTCAACAAGCGCCAAGCGCGAAGCGACCCAGGAAGCCGTAGACCTCGCGGTGCGCAAAGTGGCCGACCAGCTGGGCCAGAAGTTCTGA
- a CDS encoding DNA polymerase III subunit delta: MTRQGFSFLVCADPELLKDRVEELLEGQDFAVRTFWGDEELPDRFWQTLTVPSMMGPPNAVVLRRAQDQNDEFWTRMAALLAMARPSVWPMFCIEGEWKSGKSNVPKTVSKGRYWAAAQKRGWIWEHPGLSRATIGQELDRFAARHGLTYAHGVKKILAESLPLSTIALRNELEKILLLAGPEKSILPEHLTALDAEEAFDLFAFLRSLQTPAGRQKAWDRLLNDPAMAGGDMVFPVSSLMLREARQLWQLLHGEDGKVQLYPSLKTEKKRLAQRLGPTRIGRFWDIVLQADTDIKTGRLKPAQAMENLVKEAQRLW, encoded by the coding sequence ATGACCAGACAGGGCTTCTCCTTTCTCGTCTGCGCGGACCCGGAACTTTTGAAGGACCGCGTGGAAGAACTCCTGGAAGGCCAGGATTTTGCCGTTCGAACTTTTTGGGGTGATGAAGAACTCCCGGATCGCTTCTGGCAAACCCTGACCGTTCCCTCCATGATGGGCCCGCCCAACGCCGTGGTCCTGCGCCGGGCCCAGGACCAGAACGACGAATTCTGGACCCGCATGGCAGCCCTTTTGGCCATGGCCAGGCCTTCGGTCTGGCCCATGTTCTGCATTGAGGGCGAGTGGAAATCCGGCAAATCCAACGTGCCCAAGACCGTGAGCAAGGGAAGATACTGGGCCGCCGCACAAAAAAGGGGCTGGATCTGGGAACATCCCGGCCTCTCCCGCGCTACCATCGGCCAGGAACTCGATCGCTTTGCCGCGCGCCACGGACTGACCTACGCCCATGGCGTCAAGAAAATCCTGGCGGAATCCCTGCCGCTCAGCACCATTGCCCTGCGCAACGAGCTGGAAAAAATCCTGCTCCTGGCAGGCCCGGAAAAATCAATCCTGCCCGAACACCTCACGGCCCTCGATGCCGAGGAGGCCTTTGATCTCTTCGCCTTTCTGCGCTCCCTGCAAACTCCCGCCGGCCGTCAGAAGGCCTGGGACCGTCTCCTGAACGACCCGGCCATGGCTGGCGGAGACATGGTTTTTCCGGTCTCCTCGCTCATGCTGCGCGAAGCCCGCCAGCTCTGGCAACTCCTGCACGGAGAAGACGGCAAGGTCCAACTCTACCCCAGTCTGAAAACGGAAAAGAAACGCTTGGCCCAGCGTCTGGGACCGACGCGCATCGGCCGCTTCTGGGATATCGTGCTGCAGGCCGACACGGACATCAAAACCGGAAGGTTAAAACCCGCCCAGGCCATGGAAAACCTCGTCAAGGAAGCCCAGCGCCTGTGGTGA
- the nusB gene encoding transcription antitermination factor NusB — MTHNRRHQRRFAFQVIYSLVFGREMSKDSLIKSFDNFWTEEEFDMERQDSYAWTLVEGVFDNYDSIDEIITQHSQHWKLNRIAKVELTILRLSLFEMLFCPDIPIKVAMNEAIELAKDFGDDNSKTFVNGVLDAAAKGAQRNEHKTIQSANTES; from the coding sequence GTGACTCACAACCGTCGGCATCAACGCCGCTTCGCCTTTCAGGTCATCTATTCGCTGGTTTTCGGCCGGGAAATGTCCAAGGACTCCCTCATCAAGTCCTTTGACAATTTCTGGACCGAAGAGGAATTCGACATGGAGCGCCAGGATTCCTACGCCTGGACTCTGGTCGAGGGCGTGTTCGACAATTACGACAGCATTGACGAGATCATCACCCAGCACTCGCAGCACTGGAAATTGAACCGCATCGCCAAGGTCGAACTGACCATCCTGCGGCTCTCCCTCTTCGAGATGCTCTTCTGCCCCGACATCCCCATCAAGGTGGCCATGAACGAAGCCATCGAACTGGCCAAGGATTTCGGGGACGACAACTCCAAGACCTTCGTCAACGGAGTGCTCGACGCCGCGGCCAAGGGTGCCCAGCGCAATGAACACAAGACAATTCAGTCCGCCAACACGGAATCTTGA
- a CDS encoding bifunctional 3,4-dihydroxy-2-butanone-4-phosphate synthase/GTP cyclohydrolase II, which translates to MHKCSAEEAIKEIKAGKMIILVDDEDRENEGDLTIAAEMVTPDAINFMAKYGRGLICLALEPALVDKLELPLMARRNTSKFGTNFTVSIEAKQGVTTGISAHDRALTIQTAVADETTPEDLATPGHIFPLRAKPGGVLVRAGQTEGSVDLARLAGLKGAAVICEIMNDDGTMSRMPDLRKFAEEHDMKIATIADLIAYRSRKDSLVRRVAEARMPTCYGDFTIVAYENDIDAHTHIALVKGDISEDSPVLVRVHSECLTGDVFGSMRCDCGSQLQRAMQIVNDEGAGVILYMRQEGRGIGLGNKIKAYHLQDEGRDTVEANLELGFAPDLRDYGLGAQILVDLGVKHMRLMTNNPKKIIGLEGYGLKVVERVPIEIPACDDNKCYLHTKHSKLGHLLHFEAENK; encoded by the coding sequence ATGCACAAATGCTCGGCCGAAGAGGCCATCAAAGAAATAAAGGCCGGGAAGATGATCATCCTGGTCGACGACGAGGACCGGGAAAATGAAGGCGATCTGACCATCGCCGCCGAAATGGTCACTCCCGACGCCATCAATTTCATGGCCAAGTACGGACGCGGCCTCATCTGCCTTGCCCTGGAGCCGGCCCTGGTCGACAAGCTGGAACTCCCCCTCATGGCGCGCCGCAACACCTCCAAATTCGGCACCAATTTCACCGTGTCCATCGAGGCCAAGCAGGGCGTGACCACGGGCATCTCCGCCCATGACCGGGCCCTGACCATCCAGACCGCCGTGGCCGACGAAACCACCCCCGAGGATCTGGCCACCCCCGGCCACATCTTCCCCCTGCGTGCCAAGCCGGGCGGAGTCCTGGTTCGCGCTGGACAGACCGAGGGCTCCGTGGACCTGGCCCGCCTTGCCGGACTCAAGGGCGCGGCCGTCATCTGCGAAATCATGAACGACGACGGCACCATGTCGCGCATGCCCGACCTCAGGAAATTCGCCGAAGAGCACGACATGAAGATCGCCACCATCGCCGATCTCATCGCCTACCGCTCCCGCAAGGACTCCCTGGTCCGCCGCGTGGCCGAGGCGCGCATGCCTACCTGCTACGGCGATTTCACCATCGTGGCCTACGAGAACGACATCGACGCCCATACGCACATCGCCCTGGTCAAGGGGGATATCTCCGAGGACAGCCCCGTGCTGGTCCGGGTGCACAGCGAATGCCTGACCGGCGACGTTTTCGGCTCCATGCGCTGCGACTGCGGCAGCCAGCTGCAGCGGGCCATGCAGATCGTCAATGACGAAGGCGCCGGCGTCATCCTCTACATGCGCCAGGAAGGCCGCGGCATAGGCCTTGGCAACAAGATCAAGGCCTACCACCTGCAGGACGAGGGCCGCGACACCGTGGAGGCGAATCTGGAACTGGGCTTCGCGCCCGATCTGCGCGATTACGGCCTGGGCGCGCAGATCCTGGTCGATCTTGGCGTGAAGCACATGCGGCTCATGACCAACAACCCCAAGAAGATCATCGGCCTGGAGGGCTACGGCCTGAAAGTCGTGGAGCGGGTGCCCATCGAAATTCCGGCCTGCGACGACAACAAGTGCTATCTGCACACCAAGCATTCAAAACTCGGCCATCTGTTGCATTTTGAAGCCGAAAACAAATAA
- the ribD gene encoding bifunctional diaminohydroxyphosphoribosylaminopyrimidine deaminase/5-amino-6-(5-phosphoribosylamino)uracil reductase RibD, which produces MRDENVFMDRAIRLAEKGRGRTAPNPCVGAVLVRGGEIVAEGWHTACGQPHAEVEALRDARAKGIDPSGCTLYVTLEPCNHHGKTPPCTQAILEAGIAEVVIGCIDPNRSVAGGGADSLRNRRVKVRTGLREQECKDLIADFLIWQTTARPYSILKLATTLDGKIATRDGQAAWISGEASRREVHRLRTWCGAVIVGGGTFRADNPMLTCRLPEYDGPQPLAVIVSRELPDPGKGSHLLSARPGQTVFWTTEAQSRSERATQLTELGVTVWGLPFLKSEPEALDLGAGLQLLRSDKGCLYTLTEGGGHLAGSMQRQGLVDELRIFQAMKVLGDEEARSAFAGRKALSMQDCWEFRTVEQGFFDTDLYLRLRAKE; this is translated from the coding sequence GGTCGCACGGCGCCCAACCCCTGCGTCGGGGCGGTGCTGGTGCGCGGCGGAGAGATTGTGGCCGAAGGCTGGCATACGGCTTGCGGACAGCCTCATGCCGAGGTCGAGGCTCTGCGCGACGCACGGGCCAAAGGCATTGATCCGAGCGGATGCACCCTCTACGTCACCCTTGAGCCATGCAACCATCATGGTAAGACGCCTCCCTGCACCCAGGCCATCCTGGAGGCCGGGATCGCGGAGGTGGTCATCGGGTGCATCGATCCCAACCGATCCGTGGCCGGGGGCGGGGCCGACAGCCTGAGGAACAGGCGCGTCAAGGTGCGCACGGGCCTTCGCGAGCAGGAATGCAAAGATCTCATCGCCGATTTTCTGATCTGGCAGACCACTGCCCGCCCGTACTCCATTCTCAAGCTGGCCACGACCCTGGACGGCAAGATCGCCACCCGCGACGGCCAGGCGGCCTGGATCTCCGGAGAAGCCTCGCGCCGCGAAGTGCACCGGCTGCGAACCTGGTGCGGAGCGGTCATCGTCGGCGGCGGCACGTTCCGCGCGGACAACCCAATGCTGACCTGCCGACTGCCCGAATACGATGGCCCGCAACCCCTGGCGGTGATCGTTTCCCGCGAACTGCCGGACCCGGGAAAGGGCTCTCATCTTCTGTCCGCCCGACCCGGCCAGACCGTGTTTTGGACAACCGAGGCGCAAAGCCGCTCCGAGCGGGCCACGCAGCTTACGGAACTGGGCGTCACGGTCTGGGGACTGCCCTTCCTGAAATCCGAGCCCGAGGCCCTCGACCTTGGCGCGGGGCTGCAACTGCTGCGCAGTGACAAGGGTTGCCTGTACACCCTGACCGAGGGCGGCGGACATCTGGCCGGGTCCATGCAAAGACAGGGGCTGGTCGACGAACTGCGCATCTTCCAGGCCATGAAGGTTCTGGGCGACGAAGAGGCCCGCTCGGCATTTGCCGGACGCAAGGCCCTTTCCATGCAGGACTGCTGGGAATTTCGGACCGTGGAGCAAGGATTTTTTGATACCGATCTCTATCTCAGGCTGCGAGCAAAGGAGTAG